The proteins below are encoded in one region of Antennarius striatus isolate MH-2024 chromosome 7, ASM4005453v1, whole genome shotgun sequence:
- the opa1 gene encoding dynamin-like GTPase OPA1, mitochondrial isoform X2, which yields MLRVGRKHVCIACKNLVSSNMGVRFRVPLQKLHHLSRAIHHRYSGNTNSQRPPHCAASRYFTSISRLPVRPPKSSSGSGGRSYQQQRNFWVIRLASRLLKLRYILLGSAVGGGYTAKKTYDEWKDMLPDFSQYNWVIPDFVRDLSEQIDFDKLAKALPEMEEIAKLLPDLDKIGENFTFLRSLLSSEPTGDPSLKATDSSAASQEGSDKQYKKGLLGELILIQQQIQRHEEEVRRAAAANNARPPPPEPAPSPPPNPNPSPPQQKRKSSDKEKIDQLQEELLRTQLRYQRMLERLEKENKELRKVVLQKDDKGIHQRKAKKSLIDLYSEVLDILSDYDANYNTQDHLPRVVVVGDQSAGKTSVLEMIAQARIFPRGSGEMMTRSPVKVTLSEGPHHVAIFKDSGREFDLTKEEDLAALRHEIELRMRKSVKEGQTVSSETISLSVKGPGIQRMVLVDLPGVISTVTTGMATDTKETIFSISKAYMQNPNAIILCIQDGSVDAERSIVTDLVSQMDPQGKRTIFVLTKVDLAEKNLASPSRIQQIVEGKLFPMKALGYFAVVTGKGSSGESIESIKDYEEDFFQNSRLLRDGMLKAHQVTTKNLSLAVSDCFWKMVRESVEQQADVFKASRFNLETEWKNNYPRLRELDRNELFEKAKNEILDEVISLSQVTPQHWESILQKKLWERVSTHVIENIYLPAAQTMDSGTFNTTVDIKLKQWTDKQLPHKALEVAWETLQEEFARFMAEYRGKDQDDIFDKLKEAVKDESIKRHKWNERAKDSLRVIQHNALEDRSITDKPQWDAAIQFMEETLQTRLKDTESVIGDMVGPDWKQRWWHWKNRTPEQHIRNETKNELDRLLKLHDDHTAYLANDEVTTVRKNLEGRGVEVDPVLIKDTWHQLYRRHFLQNALSHCNLCKRGFYYYQRHFVDSELECNDVVLFWRIQRMLVITANTLRQQLTNTEVRRLEKNVKEVLDDFGEDMEKKTQLITGRRVQLAEDLKKVREIQEKLEAFIEALHKEK from the exons ATGTTGCGTGTCGGGAGAAAACATGTATG CATTGCCTGCAAGAACCTGGTTTCCTCCAACATGGGGGTAAGATTTCGTGTACCGCTGCAGAAGTTGCACCATCTGTCTCGTGCCATCCATCACCGCTACTCGGGGAACACCAACTCTCAGCGACCCCCTCATTGCGCAGCTAGCCGTTATTTCACCTCCATTTCACGGTTGCCCGTTCGACCTCCCAAATCTTCTTCAGGATCTGGTGGCCGTAGCTACCAGCAGCAGCGTAACTTCTGGGTGATCCGTCTCGCTTCCCGACTACTAAAGCTTCGATATATTCTGCTGGGCTCAGCAGTAGGAGGAGGATATACAGCTAAAAAG ACCTATGATGAATGGAAGGACATGCTGCCGGATTTTAGTCAATACAATTGGGTCATTCCTGATTTTGTACGAGACTTAAGTGAACAGATTGACTTTG aCAAACTAGCCAAAGCTCTACcagagatggaggaaattgcCAAACTACTACCTGACCTTGACAAGATAGGAGAGAACTTCACGTTCCTTAGAAGCCTCCTGTCCTCTG AACCCACAGGTGATCCTTCACTGAAAGCCACAGATTCTTCTGCTGCCTCTCAGGAAGGCAGCGACAAGCAATACAAGAAG GGTCTGCTCGGAGAGCTCATTCTTATTCAGCAGCAGATCCAGCGGCATGAGGAGGAGGTCCGGCGGGCCGCAGCAGCCAATAATGCGCGCCCCCCACCGCCAGAGCCTGCTCCCAGTCCGCCTCCGAACCCGAACCCCAGCCCCCCTCAACAGAAACGCAAG TCATCAGACAAGGAAAAAATAGACCAGCTTCAGGAGGAGCTGCTCCGAACACAG CTGAGATATCAACGGATGCTGGAGAGACTGGAGAAGGAGAATAAGGAGTTAAGGAAAGTGGTGCTGCAAAAAGATGACAAGGGCATTCACCAAAGGAAAGCAAAG AAGTCCCTCATTGACCTGTATTCTGAAGTCCTGGACATCTTGTCTGACTATGATGCCAACTACAACACCCAGGACCACTTACCCAGG GTGGTTGTGGTTGGGGATCAGAGTGCTGGGAAGACCAGTGTGTTGGAAATGATTGCTCAAGCAAGGATCTTCCCCAGGGGTTCAGGAGAGATGATGACTCGCTCTCCTGTCAAG GTTACACTAAGTGAAGGCCCCCACCACGTGGCCATATTTAAGGACAGTGGCCGTGAGTTTGACCTCACCAAGGAAGAAGAT CTGGCTGCTCTGAGGCACGAGATTGaactgaggatgaggaagagtgTAAAGGAAGGACAGACAGTCAGCTCTGAG ACGATATCCTTGAGTGTGAAAGGGCCTGGTATCCAGAGGATGGTGCTGGTTGATTTACCAGGTGTCATCAGT ACTGTCACTACAGGCATGGCAACAGACACCAAGGAAACCATCTTCAGCATCAGCAAGGCCTACATGCAGAACCCCAATGCGATCATTCTCTGTATTCAGG ATGGCAGTGTGGATGCAGAGCGGAGCATTGTGACAGATTTGGTAAGCCAGATGGACCCTCAGGGGAAGAGGACCATCTTTGTTTTGACCAAGGTGGATTTGGCTGAAAAGAACCTGGCCAGTCCGAGTCGA ATCCAACAAATAGTGGAAGGAAAGCTGTTTCCCATGAAGGCTCTGGGTTACTTTGCTGTTGTCACTGGAAAAG GGAGCAGTGGTGAAAGCATAGAGTCCATCAAAGACTATGAAGAAGATTTCTTTCAGAATTCAAGATTACTGAG GGACGGCAtgctgaaggcccaccaggTGACCACGAAGAATCTAAGTCTCGCCGTGTCTGACTGCTTCTGGAAGATGGTGAGGGAGTCCGTTGAGCAGCAGGCTGATGTCTTTAAAG CATCCCGCTTCAACCTTGAGACTGAATGGAAGAACAACTATCCTCGTCTCAGAGAGCTGGACAGG AATGAACTCTTTGAAAAGgccaaaaatgaaatattggATGAAGTCATTAGTTTGAGTCAAGTGACTCCACAACACTG GGAGTCCATCTTGCAGAAGAAGCTATGGGAACGTGTTTCCACCCATGTGATTGAAAACATATACCTCCCTGCTGCTCAAACAATGGACTCCGGTACCTTTAACACAACTGTAGACATCAAGCTGAAGCAGTGGACCGACAAGCAGCTTCCACATAAAGCACTGGAG GTTGCCTGGGAGACGCTGCAGGAAGAGTTTGCCCGCTTCATGGCTGAATACAGAGGCAAAGACCAGGACGACATCTTTGACAAGTTGAAGGAGGCTGTGAAGGATGAGAGCATCAAGAGACACAAGTGGAATGAGAGGGCAAAGGACAGCCTG AGGGTTATCCAGCACAATGCTCTTGAAGACCGCTCCATTACAGACAAGCCTCAGTGGGATGCAGCCATCCAGTTCATGGAGGAAACCCTACAGACGCGCCTCAAAGACA CTGAGTCAGTAATCGGAGATATGGTGGGTCCAGATTGGAAACAGAGGTGGTGGCACTGGAAGAATCGCACTCCAGAACAG CACATTcgtaatgaaacaaaaaatgagCTGGACCGTTTGCTGAAATTACACGATGATCACACAGCCTACTTGGCCAATGACGAAGTCACCACAGTCAGAAAGAATCTGGAAGGACGAGGGGTTGAAGTTGACCCTGTACTG ATTAAGGACACGTGGCACCAACTGTATCGCAGACACTTCTTGCAGAATGCTCTGTCCCACTGTAACCTGTGCAAGAGAGGTTTCTACTACTATCAGAGACATTTTGTTGACTCTGAG TTGGAGTGcaatgatgtggtcctgttctGGAGGATCCAGAGGATGCTGGTCATTACCGCCAACACTCTCCGACAGCAGCTTACCAACACTGAGG TTCGTCGGTTGGAGAAAAACGTGAAGGAGGTGTTGGATGACTTTGGAGAAGACATGGAGAAGAAGACTCAGCTCATCACTGGTCGCAGAGTCCAGCTCGCCGAGGATCTCA AGAAAGTTCGTGAGATCCAGGAAAAACTTGAAGCTTTCATCGAAGCTCTTCACAAGGAAAAATAA